A genome region from Caldalkalibacillus thermarum includes the following:
- a CDS encoding CaiB/BaiF CoA transferase family protein: MNFPLHSLRVLDLSRLLPGPYCTMLLADFGAEVIKIEEPGLGDYARLYEPKLGTESAMFFSLNRNKKSLSLNLKDERGRAIFLELVKSADVLVESFRPGVMERLGLGYETLKAINPRLIYCAITGYGQSGPYAHLPGHDINYLSFTGLLDLQGEREGKPVIPAVQIADIDGGALMAAVGILLALQARQKTGRGQFIDVSMMDGVLSWLETSLPAFLASKTLPWRGQLPLSGGLACYQVYETADQRFLAVGALEHKFWQVFCEEIGRPEYVSRLHAPQEEQEQMKADIAEIIKSRTQAEWLKRFQGKEACVTPVKNLEEALKDPQVNHREMIVEVEHPELGLVKQLGIPIKLSETAGAIRTLAPKRGEHTAELLAELGYSSDEIAQLRQDKVIDG; encoded by the coding sequence ATGAACTTTCCTTTACATTCTTTGAGAGTATTGGATTTAAGCAGGTTGTTGCCAGGTCCCTACTGCACCATGCTTTTAGCGGACTTCGGTGCAGAAGTGATTAAAATAGAAGAGCCTGGGCTGGGAGATTATGCCCGTCTGTATGAACCCAAGTTAGGTACAGAGAGTGCCATGTTTTTTTCCTTAAACAGGAATAAAAAAAGCCTCAGTTTGAATTTGAAGGATGAACGGGGCAGAGCCATTTTTTTGGAGTTGGTGAAATCGGCTGATGTGCTTGTGGAATCTTTTCGGCCAGGTGTGATGGAACGGTTGGGCTTAGGCTATGAAACTTTAAAAGCTATTAATCCCAGGCTTATCTATTGCGCCATTACCGGCTATGGCCAGTCTGGACCCTATGCTCATTTGCCCGGTCACGATATTAACTATTTAAGTTTTACAGGTTTATTAGACCTGCAAGGAGAACGGGAAGGCAAGCCGGTCATCCCTGCGGTTCAGATTGCTGATATCGACGGAGGCGCATTAATGGCCGCAGTAGGCATTTTGTTGGCGCTTCAGGCACGGCAAAAGACCGGGCGGGGGCAGTTTATTGATGTCTCTATGATGGATGGGGTGCTTTCCTGGCTAGAGACCAGCCTGCCAGCTTTTCTGGCCTCCAAAACGCTGCCCTGGCGCGGCCAATTGCCCTTGTCAGGGGGATTGGCTTGTTATCAAGTGTATGAAACAGCGGATCAGCGCTTTCTGGCTGTGGGTGCCTTAGAACATAAATTTTGGCAGGTTTTTTGTGAAGAAATCGGACGGCCGGAGTATGTTTCACGGCTTCATGCACCCCAGGAAGAACAGGAGCAAATGAAAGCAGACATTGCTGAGATCATCAAGAGCCGGACGCAAGCAGAATGGTTGAAGCGGTTCCAAGGGAAGGAGGCTTGCGTTACCCCTGTAAAAAATCTAGAAGAAGCACTAAAAGATCCGCAAGTGAATCATCGTGAAATGATTGTGGAGGTTGAACATCCGGAGTTAGGTTTAGTGAAACAGCTGGGGATCCCCATTAAACTGTCGGAGACGGCAGGGGCGATCCGCACTTTGGCTCCCAAACGGGGTGAGCACACGGCAGAACTGTTAGCTGAACTGGGTTATTCCAGTGATGAGATCGCACAACTCAGGCAGGACAAGGTGATAGATGGATAG
- a CDS encoding ABC transporter ATP-binding protein, with the protein MTQPILEVKNLRTHFYTDDGEIPAVDNVSFHINKGEVLGIVGESGCGKSVTSLSIMRLVPDPPGKIVGGEILFNNEDLVKVKEKRMRSIRGNDIAMIFQEPMTSLNPVFTIGRQVSEAIRIHKKVSKQKAREMAIDMIRSVGIPRPEQIVDAYPHQLSGGMRQRVMIAMAMSCEPLLLIADEPTTALDVTIQAQILDLMKTLNKEKGTAIMLITHDLGVVADICDRVIVMYSGQIIEEGDVRTILKNPKHPYTQGLIKSLPKLHQKAERLYSIPGQVPKPGTIKQGCRFAPRCEFVFDACYLQDPELLEMSPGHRCRCLLYEREGGAQVG; encoded by the coding sequence GTGACACAGCCCATCTTGGAAGTAAAAAATCTGCGAACCCATTTTTATACGGATGATGGAGAAATTCCTGCCGTAGACAACGTCAGTTTCCATATAAACAAAGGGGAAGTTTTAGGGATCGTGGGAGAGTCTGGCTGCGGCAAAAGTGTCACCTCGTTGTCCATTATGAGGCTCGTGCCCGATCCTCCCGGGAAAATTGTGGGCGGTGAAATCCTGTTTAACAACGAGGACTTGGTCAAGGTCAAAGAGAAGCGCATGCGGTCCATACGGGGCAATGATATCGCCATGATCTTTCAGGAACCAATGACGTCGCTGAATCCTGTGTTTACGATTGGCCGCCAGGTGAGCGAGGCGATCAGGATACATAAAAAAGTAAGCAAACAAAAGGCCAGGGAAATGGCTATAGACATGATTAGGAGCGTGGGTATCCCCCGGCCGGAGCAAATTGTGGATGCCTACCCCCACCAACTGTCAGGGGGGATGCGGCAGCGGGTGATGATTGCCATGGCCATGTCCTGTGAGCCGCTCCTGCTCATCGCTGATGAACCTACCACTGCCCTGGATGTGACCATTCAAGCCCAGATCTTGGATCTTATGAAAACACTAAATAAGGAAAAAGGGACAGCGATTATGCTGATTACTCATGATTTGGGTGTTGTGGCAGATATTTGTGACCGGGTCATTGTCATGTACAGTGGGCAAATCATTGAAGAAGGGGATGTGCGAACTATATTAAAAAATCCCAAACATCCCTATACACAAGGACTGATCAAGTCTTTGCCCAAGTTGCACCAAAAGGCAGAGCGTCTGTATTCTATCCCCGGTCAGGTTCCCAAACCGGGCACCATCAAGCAAGGATGCCGCTTTGCCCCCCGCTGTGAATTTGTTTTTGACGCTTGTTATCTACAAGATCCAGAACTGTTAGAGATGAGCCCTGGACACCGTTGCCGGTGTTTATTGTACGAACGGGAAGGAGGGGCACAAGTTGGCTGA
- a CDS encoding ABC transporter ATP-binding protein translates to MAETLLEVRHLKKYFDITGGIFGRKIGEVKAVDDVSFTVYKGEVLSLVGESGCGKSTTGRVILRLIEPTSGQIIFANHDITKLSFKEMRRVRRDMQMVFQDPYASLDPRHTVEKIISAPLRVHGIGTRKEQRERVYELLEVVGLSSYHAKRYPHQFSGGQRQRIGIARALAINPKLIIADEPVSALDVSIQAQVLNLLKDLQQKFDLTYIFISHDLSVVRHISDRVGVMYLGRLVELAPTDALYDNPKHPYTQALLSAVPVVDPDYKQERIILKGDVPSPANPPSGCAFHTRCPQAMEICKEQRPSLLNDGNGHFVACHLYPETHQAT, encoded by the coding sequence TTGGCTGAAACCTTGCTGGAGGTGCGCCATCTCAAAAAGTATTTTGACATCACAGGGGGAATTTTCGGACGTAAGATCGGGGAAGTGAAAGCCGTTGATGATGTGTCGTTTACGGTATACAAAGGGGAAGTGTTAAGCCTGGTCGGGGAGAGCGGTTGCGGAAAGTCGACCACAGGCCGGGTCATTTTACGCCTGATTGAACCGACAAGCGGCCAGATTATATTTGCCAATCATGACATAACCAAACTAAGTTTCAAAGAGATGCGGCGGGTGAGGCGGGATATGCAGATGGTGTTCCAAGACCCGTATGCCTCCCTTGATCCGCGTCATACCGTGGAGAAAATTATCAGCGCACCGCTCAGGGTGCATGGAATTGGCACCCGCAAAGAACAGCGGGAGCGGGTTTATGAACTTTTAGAAGTTGTGGGGCTTTCCAGTTACCATGCCAAGCGTTATCCCCATCAGTTTAGCGGGGGACAGAGACAGCGGATCGGCATTGCCCGTGCCCTGGCGATCAACCCCAAGCTGATTATAGCGGATGAACCAGTCTCGGCGCTGGATGTGTCCATCCAGGCCCAGGTGCTTAATTTGTTAAAAGATTTGCAACAAAAATTTGATCTGACTTATATCTTTATTTCCCATGACTTGAGTGTGGTGCGGCACATTTCTGACCGCGTAGGAGTCATGTATCTGGGACGCCTGGTTGAACTGGCTCCAACTGATGCTTTGTATGACAATCCCAAACACCCTTATACCCAGGCTTTGCTTTCAGCTGTGCCTGTGGTGGACCCGGACTATAAACAAGAACGGATTATTTTAAAGGGGGATGTCCCCAGTCCGGCTAATCCGCCAAGCGGTTGCGCCTTCCACACCCGCTGCCCGCAGGCGATGGAGATTTGCAAGGAACAGCGTCCGTCACTTTTAAACGATGGCAACGGTCATTTCGTGGCTTGTCACCTCTATCCGGAGACACACCAAGCCACGTGA
- a CDS encoding 3-hydroxyacyl-CoA dehydrogenase, which yields MNIREKVAVVTGGASGLGEATVKKIVALGGKAVILDLAAEKGKQLSEALGEGALFIQTDVTSEADVQKALQQSLETFGAIHIAVNCAGIGIAEKVLSKNKTHSLASFSKVIQVNLIGTFNVIRLAAEKMVDNTPTEDGERGVIINTASVAAFEGQIGQAAYSASKGGVVGMTLPIARELARYGIRVMTIAPGLFDTPLFASLPEEARKALGASVPFPSRLGYPEEYARLVQSIVENPMLNGETIRLDGALRMPPR from the coding sequence ATGAATATTCGGGAAAAGGTCGCTGTTGTTACCGGGGGAGCATCCGGGTTGGGTGAAGCGACAGTCAAAAAAATTGTCGCTCTAGGTGGAAAAGCCGTTATCTTAGATTTAGCCGCCGAAAAAGGAAAGCAATTGAGTGAGGCGTTGGGGGAGGGTGCGCTGTTTATTCAAACGGATGTCACCAGTGAAGCGGATGTGCAAAAGGCCCTCCAACAGTCCCTTGAGACTTTTGGGGCCATACACATCGCTGTCAACTGCGCCGGTATTGGCATTGCCGAGAAAGTATTAAGCAAAAACAAGACGCACAGCCTCGCTTCATTCAGTAAAGTCATCCAAGTCAATCTGATCGGGACATTTAACGTGATTCGCCTGGCAGCGGAGAAGATGGTTGACAATACTCCCACTGAAGACGGTGAACGGGGGGTGATTATCAACACGGCTTCCGTGGCCGCCTTTGAGGGACAGATTGGGCAGGCCGCCTACAGCGCTTCTAAGGGCGGGGTCGTGGGGATGACCCTGCCCATTGCCAGGGAACTGGCCAGGTACGGCATCCGGGTGATGACCATTGCCCCCGGGCTGTTTGACACACCTTTGTTTGCTTCTTTGCCCGAAGAAGCACGGAAGGCGTTGGGGGCCTCTGTTCCATTTCCGTCCAGATTAGGTTATCCGGAGGAATATGCCCGCCTGGTGCAAAGCATTGTGGAGAACCCCATGTTAAACGGAGAGACCATCCGTCTGGACGGTGCATTGCGCATGCCGCCCCGGTGA
- a CDS encoding SDR family NAD(P)-dependent oxidoreductase → MQRFQDLIAVVTGAGSGIGAATAKRLATDGAQVVLVGRTEAKLASVAEEIGPQAHVFAADVTRETDVKGLAAYVENTFGLQNDKFVQAIKRHTALRRVGKPEEIANVIAFAASSEASYMTGSDLLVDGGWLVS, encoded by the coding sequence ATGCAACGTTTTCAGGATCTCATTGCTGTGGTCACGGGAGCTGGAAGTGGCATTGGAGCGGCGACAGCCAAGCGGCTGGCAACCGATGGCGCCCAGGTGGTGTTGGTGGGGCGCACAGAAGCAAAACTGGCGTCTGTTGCTGAGGAGATAGGCCCACAGGCTCATGTGTTTGCGGCTGACGTGACCCGGGAAACCGATGTGAAAGGCCTCGCTGCTTACGTCGAAAACACGTTTGGATTACAGAACGACAAATTTGTACAGGCCATTAAGCGGCACACCGCCTTAAGGCGGGTAGGCAAACCTGAAGAAATTGCCAATGTGATTGCCTTTGCTGCATCAAGCGAAGCCTCCTATATGACCGGGTCCGATTTGCTGGTGGATGGCGGCTGGTTGGTCAGCTAA
- a CDS encoding helix-turn-helix domain-containing protein produces the protein MKGKEQHGKPLLTNREREVFELLVQDKTTKEIADQLFISEKTVRNHISNVMQKLGVKGRSQAVVELVRLGELDI, from the coding sequence TTGAAGGGGAAAGAGCAACACGGTAAGCCATTGCTGACCAACCGAGAACGAGAAGTGTTTGAACTACTGGTACAAGACAAGACGACCAAGGAGATTGCAGACCAGCTGTTTATCAGTGAAAAAACGGTCCGCAATCATATTTCAAATGTCATGCAGAAGCTTGGCGTCAAAGGTCGCTCCCAGGCTGTTGTTGAATTGGTCCGGTTAGGTGAATTAGATATTTAA
- a CDS encoding quinone oxidoreductase family protein has product MKAIQFKQFGGPEVLELVELKRPQPKGKEVLIEIKAIGVNFADIARREGQYVVPTPLPYVPGSEVAGVVCEVGDEVEQVKVGQRVVTLLGSKRATGYAEYTLADERSLVPIPEGVDDRQAVALLVQGLTAYHVLKTSGQLQQGERVLVHAAAGGVGTLAVQLAKLFGAGQVIATASSEEKRQIALDLGADAAVDYTRDGWEQKVLELTENQGVDVALEMVGGSVFHKTLSILAPFGRLVIYGLASQEAPKFNPVKLMAQNYTVTGFFLPQIMRKQDLYRQSLKELLSYVQQGQLKLIIGGVYALEEAAKVQALMKGRKTTGKLILVP; this is encoded by the coding sequence GTGAAAGCCATTCAATTTAAACAGTTTGGCGGACCGGAAGTACTGGAACTGGTCGAACTGAAACGCCCGCAACCAAAGGGAAAAGAAGTGCTAATTGAAATTAAGGCAATCGGTGTCAATTTTGCCGATATTGCCCGCCGGGAGGGGCAGTATGTGGTGCCTACCCCCTTACCCTATGTACCCGGCTCTGAGGTGGCCGGTGTGGTTTGTGAGGTAGGCGATGAAGTGGAGCAAGTCAAGGTGGGCCAGCGGGTGGTCACCTTGTTAGGCTCCAAAAGAGCCACAGGCTATGCCGAGTATACCCTGGCTGATGAACGTTCACTGGTACCCATTCCCGAGGGTGTGGATGATCGCCAGGCCGTCGCCCTTTTGGTGCAAGGTTTAACCGCTTATCATGTTTTAAAAACATCTGGGCAGCTGCAACAGGGAGAACGGGTCCTGGTCCATGCTGCGGCGGGCGGCGTGGGCACCTTGGCCGTGCAATTGGCGAAGCTGTTTGGCGCCGGCCAGGTGATTGCCACCGCCAGCTCAGAAGAAAAACGGCAAATCGCGCTCGATCTAGGGGCCGATGCTGCCGTTGATTACACCAGGGATGGGTGGGAGCAAAAAGTGCTGGAGCTGACAGAGAACCAGGGTGTGGATGTGGCTTTGGAAATGGTGGGTGGTTCTGTTTTTCACAAAACCTTATCTATTTTGGCTCCCTTTGGCCGCCTGGTGATTTACGGCTTGGCCAGCCAGGAAGCGCCGAAGTTTAATCCTGTCAAATTGATGGCCCAAAATTATACCGTGACTGGTTTCTTCCTGCCCCAAATCATGAGAAAGCAGGATTTATACCGGCAAAGTTTGAAAGAACTGTTGTCCTATGTCCAGCAGGGACAGCTTAAATTGATCATAGGAGGCGTCTATGCGCTGGAGGAAGCAGCCAAAGTACAAGCGTTGATGAAAGGAAGGAAAACCACCGGGAAACTGATTTTGGTGCCCTAG
- a CDS encoding thiolase family protein, protein MREAVIVEAVRTPIGRRNGALSQIRPDELAAEALKELVARAGISPEIIDDVIMGCVSQVGEQAADIGRVAALIAGYPVEVPGTTIDRQCGSSQQAVHFAAQAILSGDMDVVVAAGVESMSRVPMFSNLQGAGWSEKLTSRYEMIHQGLSAERIAKKWGFSREQLDEFALESHHKAVQAQKEGRFEREIMPVEVTLPDGTKTMVTQDEGPREDTSLEKLSQLKPSFKEDGVIHAGNASQISDGAAALLLMSREKAEKLGLRPRFRILARVVVGSDPTLMLTGPIPATEKVLRKAGLSLDDIDVFEVNEAFAPVPLAWLAETGADPHKLNPNGGAIALGHPLGASGARLMTTMMHELERTGGRYGLQTMCEGHGMANATIIERLD, encoded by the coding sequence ATGCGTGAAGCTGTTATCGTAGAAGCAGTCCGCACCCCTATTGGCAGACGGAACGGCGCTTTAAGCCAGATCCGTCCTGATGAACTTGCTGCAGAAGCATTAAAAGAATTGGTTGCCCGGGCGGGGATTTCACCTGAAATCATTGATGATGTGATTATGGGTTGCGTCTCCCAAGTGGGAGAACAAGCGGCAGACATTGGACGGGTGGCTGCTTTAATTGCCGGTTATCCGGTTGAGGTTCCCGGCACCACGATAGACCGCCAGTGTGGCAGCAGCCAACAGGCCGTTCATTTTGCTGCCCAGGCCATCTTAAGCGGTGATATGGATGTGGTCGTTGCCGCCGGTGTGGAAAGCATGTCCCGGGTCCCCATGTTCTCCAACCTGCAGGGGGCCGGGTGGAGTGAAAAACTGACCTCCCGCTATGAAATGATTCACCAAGGATTGTCAGCCGAGAGAATTGCAAAAAAATGGGGCTTCAGCCGCGAGCAGCTGGATGAATTCGCTTTAGAAAGCCATCACAAGGCGGTGCAAGCCCAAAAAGAAGGCCGTTTTGAACGTGAAATTATGCCTGTTGAGGTCACCCTTCCTGACGGGACAAAAACCATGGTTACCCAAGATGAAGGGCCCAGAGAGGATACCTCACTGGAAAAACTGTCCCAGCTTAAACCTTCGTTTAAGGAAGACGGGGTCATTCATGCAGGCAACGCCAGTCAAATCAGCGACGGTGCTGCAGCTCTTCTCTTGATGTCCAGGGAGAAGGCGGAAAAACTTGGCTTGAGGCCACGTTTTCGCATCCTGGCCCGGGTGGTTGTGGGTTCAGATCCGACTTTAATGTTAACCGGGCCTATACCGGCTACTGAGAAGGTGCTGCGGAAGGCAGGTTTAAGTTTGGATGATATTGATGTGTTTGAAGTCAATGAGGCCTTTGCTCCGGTTCCCTTGGCCTGGCTGGCTGAAACGGGAGCTGATCCACACAAATTGAACCCCAATGGCGGCGCTATCGCGTTGGGCCATCCGCTCGGCGCCTCTGGGGCCCGGTTGATGACAACCATGATGCATGAACTGGAGCGTACTGGCGGCCGTTACGGGCTGCAAACAATGTGTGAAGGTCACGGGATGGCCAATGCGACTATCATTGAGCGTTTGGATTAG